A stretch of Aeromicrobium tamlense DNA encodes these proteins:
- a CDS encoding bifunctional hydroxymethylpyrimidine kinase/phosphomethylpyrimidine kinase — protein MSAPVQVPRVLSIAGTDPTGGAGVQADLKSIAAQGGYGMAVVTALVAQNTHGVRSVHVPPVAFLAEQLDAVSDDVEIDAVKIGMLAGREVMETVSAWLDRARPPVVVLDPVMVATSGDRLLDADAEEALRGLLPRVDLITPNVPELAVFAEEAPATSWGEVLAQASRVSAAYGVRVLAKGGHLDGESVPDALVDGSRVVEFTGARITTTSTHGTGCSLSSAVATIVARTGSWEQATADAKRWLAESIAHGEDLRVGSGHGPVSHFAGLWARGGLTTRLTAAEVERDWWDAVADVRAAIDDLGFVRGLGDGTLSKEAFGWYLAQDALYLRDYARVLAEASRLAPTLGEQAFWASGAHGALVTELALHTDWLGGVEPAAPSATTTAYLDHLLATAARGDHRVLAAAVLPCYWIYADLGERLRGLATDGHPYRDWLLTYGDPAFESATEQAIVVVTRLAAEADDATRDAMWRAFRASCEHELAFFAAPPDGTV, from the coding sequence GTGAGCGCCCCGGTCCAGGTGCCGCGGGTGCTCTCCATCGCCGGCACCGACCCGACGGGCGGCGCGGGCGTCCAGGCCGACCTCAAGAGCATCGCGGCCCAGGGCGGCTACGGCATGGCCGTGGTCACCGCGCTGGTCGCGCAGAACACGCACGGCGTGCGGTCGGTGCACGTGCCGCCGGTCGCCTTCCTCGCCGAGCAGCTGGACGCGGTGAGCGACGACGTCGAGATCGACGCGGTGAAGATCGGGATGCTGGCCGGCCGCGAGGTCATGGAGACCGTGAGCGCGTGGCTCGACCGCGCACGACCGCCGGTGGTCGTGCTCGACCCCGTGATGGTCGCGACGAGCGGTGATCGGCTGCTCGACGCGGACGCCGAGGAGGCACTGCGGGGCCTGCTGCCGCGGGTCGACCTCATCACGCCCAACGTGCCCGAGCTGGCGGTCTTCGCCGAGGAGGCTCCCGCGACCTCGTGGGGCGAGGTGCTGGCGCAGGCCTCCCGCGTCTCGGCGGCGTACGGGGTGCGGGTGCTGGCGAAGGGCGGCCACCTCGACGGCGAGTCCGTCCCGGACGCCCTGGTCGACGGGAGTCGCGTCGTCGAGTTCACCGGGGCCCGGATCACGACCACGTCCACCCACGGCACGGGATGCTCGCTCTCGTCCGCCGTCGCGACGATCGTCGCGCGCACCGGCTCGTGGGAGCAGGCGACGGCCGACGCCAAGCGCTGGCTGGCCGAGAGCATCGCCCACGGCGAGGATCTGCGCGTCGGCTCGGGCCATGGCCCGGTCAGCCACTTCGCCGGGCTGTGGGCCCGCGGAGGCCTCACGACCCGGCTCACCGCGGCCGAGGTGGAGCGCGACTGGTGGGACGCCGTGGCGGACGTCCGGGCGGCGATCGACGATCTGGGCTTCGTGCGGGGACTGGGGGACGGGACGCTGTCGAAGGAGGCGTTCGGCTGGTACTTGGCGCAGGACGCGCTGTACCTGCGGGACTACGCGCGGGTGCTGGCGGAGGCGAGCCGGCTGGCGCCGACGCTGGGGGAGCAGGCGTTCTGGGCGTCCGGCGCCCACGGCGCCCTCGTCACCGAGCTGGCCCTGCACACGGACTGGCTGGGTGGCGTGGAGCCGGCGGCGCCGAGCGCCACGACCACGGCGTACCTCGACCACCTGCTGGCCACCGCCGCGCGGGGCGACCACCGTGTGCTCGCGGCGGCGGTGCTGCCCTGCTACTGGATTTACGCCGACCTCGGCGAGCGCCTCCGCGGGCTCGCGACCGACGGGCACCCCTACCGCGACTGGCTGCTCACGTACGGGGATCCCGCGTTCGAGTCCGCGACCGAGCAGGCGATCGTCGTCGTCACCCGGCTCGCCGCCGAGGCCGACGACGCCACCCGGGACGCGATGTGGCGGGCGTTCCGCGCCTCGTGCGAGCACGAGCTGGCCTTCTTCGCTGCTCCGCCGGACGGAACGGTCTAG
- a CDS encoding FAD-dependent oxidoreductase — MDAPENTRVAVIGSGISGLSAAWFATQAGARVVLYEADDRLGGHADTHVVAEGSRELAIDTGFIVHNRHTYPVLCRLFDELGVQTQPSEMSLSVHDVATGLEWAGAKGRRGLFPEPRRVLDVGHWRMLAEIPRFHRAARRLLASPPEAGDPTLDEFLDRHRFSDRLRRHFIRALVAAVWSCDPEIAGRYPARHLFAFLANHGMLAVFGSPRWRTVVGGSHDYVRRIAKELPDIRVSTPVTGIEEDVDGVTVLDAGGGRERFDRVVVATHPRQALAMLSAPTPAQREVLAAMPYSPNPALLHTDESLLPRSDGAQAAWNLRLPSSPDGRVTVTYDMTRLQRLPTARRYLVTLGGEDLVDPATVIARMDYEHPVYTAETVAAQRRLPEIDTDRIVFAGAYHGWGFHEDGARSGAEAVRRLGLGAPAPAARAPEVFRTTVGHRRTQPFTRSFEQRSSTWVVDIDQQAARQAGQSRWRRVTGGTIESRDHLGDPKATLRQNLAAFLARNGLELGDATVRLMAHPRAFGFCFNPISVWWCTTPDGTALATVVEVHNTYGDRHAYLFDGGTETERRVDKAMYVSPFHGVEGSYRVSAPVPTDALDVRVELDLPHGGAFQASIRGRRTSGHRRAAVSGLVDRLAITAHGLVLWARRLPIHPRPTHHQEGVR, encoded by the coding sequence ATGGATGCACCGGAGAACACCCGGGTCGCTGTCATCGGTTCCGGGATCTCCGGGCTGAGCGCGGCCTGGTTCGCCACCCAGGCGGGCGCCCGCGTGGTGCTCTACGAGGCCGACGACCGCCTGGGAGGACACGCCGACACGCATGTGGTCGCCGAGGGCAGCCGCGAGCTGGCGATCGACACGGGCTTCATCGTCCACAACCGCCACACGTACCCGGTCCTGTGCCGTCTGTTCGACGAGCTCGGCGTGCAGACGCAGCCGTCGGAGATGTCCCTGTCGGTGCACGACGTGGCGACCGGACTGGAGTGGGCGGGTGCCAAGGGACGGCGCGGGCTGTTCCCCGAGCCGCGTCGCGTGCTCGACGTCGGGCACTGGCGGATGCTCGCCGAGATCCCGCGCTTCCACCGGGCAGCCCGCCGCCTGCTGGCGTCGCCGCCCGAGGCGGGCGACCCGACCCTCGACGAGTTCCTGGACCGGCACCGGTTCAGCGACCGGCTCCGTCGGCACTTCATCCGCGCGCTCGTGGCGGCGGTCTGGTCCTGCGATCCCGAGATCGCGGGGCGGTACCCGGCGCGTCACCTGTTCGCGTTCCTCGCGAACCACGGCATGCTCGCGGTGTTCGGCAGCCCGCGGTGGCGGACGGTCGTCGGCGGGTCCCACGACTACGTGCGACGGATCGCCAAGGAGCTCCCGGACATCCGGGTCTCGACCCCGGTGACGGGCATCGAGGAGGACGTCGACGGCGTGACCGTGCTCGACGCCGGCGGAGGCCGGGAGCGCTTCGACCGCGTCGTCGTCGCCACCCATCCCCGCCAGGCGCTCGCGATGCTCTCCGCGCCGACGCCGGCACAGCGCGAGGTCCTGGCCGCGATGCCGTACTCGCCGAACCCGGCCCTGCTGCACACCGACGAGAGCCTGCTGCCGCGCTCGGACGGGGCTCAGGCCGCGTGGAACCTGCGCCTGCCGAGCTCGCCCGACGGACGCGTGACGGTCACGTACGACATGACCCGGCTGCAGCGTCTGCCCACCGCGCGGCGCTACCTGGTGACCCTGGGCGGCGAGGATCTCGTCGATCCCGCCACGGTCATCGCGCGGATGGACTACGAGCACCCGGTCTACACGGCCGAGACCGTCGCGGCCCAGCGACGACTTCCCGAGATCGACACCGATCGCATCGTCTTCGCCGGTGCCTACCACGGCTGGGGATTCCACGAGGACGGCGCTCGGTCGGGCGCCGAGGCCGTGCGGAGGCTCGGGCTGGGCGCCCCCGCCCCCGCAGCCCGCGCCCCGGAGGTCTTCCGCACCACCGTCGGCCATCGCCGGACGCAGCCGTTCACCCGGTCGTTCGAGCAGCGGTCCTCGACGTGGGTCGTCGACATCGACCAGCAGGCCGCACGGCAGGCGGGACAGTCGCGGTGGCGCCGGGTGACCGGCGGCACGATCGAGTCGCGCGACCACCTCGGCGACCCGAAGGCCACGCTGCGCCAGAACCTGGCGGCGTTCCTGGCCCGGAACGGACTCGAGCTCGGCGACGCGACCGTGCGCCTGATGGCCCACCCCCGAGCCTTCGGCTTCTGCTTCAACCCGATCAGCGTGTGGTGGTGCACGACGCCCGACGGCACTGCGCTGGCCACGGTCGTCGAGGTCCACAACACCTACGGCGACCGCCATGCCTACCTGTTCGACGGCGGCACCGAGACGGAGCGCCGGGTCGACAAGGCGATGTACGTCTCGCCGTTCCACGGCGTGGAGGGCTCGTACCGGGTGTCGGCCCCCGTGCCGACGGACGCTCTCGACGTCCGCGTCGAGCTCGACCTGCCCCACGGCGGGGCGTTCCAGGCCTCGATCCGGGGCCGGCGGACGTCCGGCCACCGCCGGGCCGCCGTCTCCGGACTCGTCGACCGTCTCGCCATCACCGCGCACGGCCTCGTCCTGTGGGCCCGGCGCCTGCCGATCCACCCTCGTCCCACCCATCACCAGGAAGGTGTCCGATGA
- a CDS encoding SAM-dependent methyltransferase, translated as MTTLSLSASHWPTLDLPSPSRATDVRAALARRLFDSAVERLDVSVRIEGRTLGAGGPLMTIHRPDEFFQRLGARPSTGFGESYMTGAWDADDLGAFLTVLASGIRTLVPRSLQVMRGAVMPRPPRDERGDKADTQRVVGHHYDLSNDLFETFLDPTMTYSSALFEETSDGTPVVGGDLEQAQERKLDRLLDLAGVGEGTRLLEIGSGWGSLAMRAARRGARVRTITLSVAQQQLARERIAAAGLQDRIDVDLCDYRDVKGRYDAVVSIEMIEAVGWRHWGTYLATIDRVLAPGGRAAIQAITMPHDRMRVTRNTQTWVTTYIFPGGSLPSVRALEEATAGTSLRLTSTEAIGAHYAETLRQWDESFLAGADEVRALGFDDTFCRMWHFYLQYSRAGFSSGYLDDHHLVFTKESGR; from the coding sequence ATGACGACCCTCAGCCTCTCGGCCTCGCACTGGCCGACCCTGGACCTGCCGTCCCCCTCGCGCGCGACCGACGTCAGGGCCGCCCTGGCGCGACGCCTCTTCGACTCGGCCGTGGAGCGGCTCGACGTGAGCGTGAGGATCGAGGGCCGCACCCTCGGAGCGGGCGGCCCGCTGATGACGATTCACCGTCCCGACGAGTTCTTCCAGCGTCTGGGCGCCCGGCCCTCGACGGGCTTCGGCGAGTCCTACATGACGGGAGCGTGGGACGCGGACGACCTCGGGGCGTTCCTCACGGTGCTGGCCTCGGGGATCCGCACGCTCGTGCCGCGGTCGCTGCAGGTCATGCGCGGTGCCGTCATGCCGCGGCCTCCGCGCGACGAGCGGGGGGACAAGGCCGACACGCAGCGCGTCGTCGGGCATCACTACGACCTCTCGAACGACCTGTTCGAGACCTTCCTGGACCCGACGATGACGTACTCGAGTGCGCTGTTCGAGGAGACCTCGGACGGCACCCCGGTGGTCGGCGGTGACCTGGAGCAGGCCCAGGAGCGGAAGCTCGACCGCCTGCTGGACCTCGCCGGTGTGGGCGAGGGCACCCGCCTGCTGGAGATCGGGTCGGGCTGGGGCTCGCTGGCCATGCGGGCCGCCCGTCGCGGCGCGCGGGTCCGGACGATCACCCTCTCGGTGGCCCAGCAGCAGCTGGCCCGCGAGCGGATCGCCGCGGCCGGCCTGCAGGACCGGATCGACGTCGACCTGTGCGACTACCGCGACGTGAAGGGCCGCTACGACGCCGTGGTGTCGATCGAGATGATCGAGGCCGTCGGCTGGCGCCACTGGGGCACCTACCTCGCGACGATCGACCGGGTGCTCGCGCCCGGGGGACGGGCCGCGATCCAGGCCATCACGATGCCGCACGACCGGATGCGGGTCACCCGCAACACCCAGACCTGGGTCACGACGTACATCTTCCCCGGCGGGTCGCTGCCGTCGGTCCGGGCGCTCGAGGAGGCGACGGCGGGGACGTCGCTGCGCCTCACGTCGACCGAGGCGATCGGAGCCCACTACGCCGAGACGCTGCGCCAGTGGGACGAGAGCTTCCTGGCCGGCGCCGACGAGGTGCGGGCCCTCGGGTTCGATGACACCTTCTGCCGGATGTGGCACTTCTACCTGCAGTACTCGCGAGCCGGGTTCAGCTCGGGCTACCTCGACGATCACCACCTCGTCTTCACGAAGGAGAGCGGACGATGA
- a CDS encoding SAM-dependent methyltransferase — MSHRQRIDGLAGQTAAVLEPVVGEIPVRLEFWDGSVVGPARGPIVRITSPAALRRLLWSPGELGAAQAYVSGEAEIEGDLDAALTTLLAAGREAGPVPPARTARTMARALPLLIRAGAIGRRPAPPASQAVVKGRLHSRDRDRAAISHHYDLSNEFYEQILDPTMAYSCGYYTSDDATLQQAQEAKLSLICRKLGLGPGSRLLDVGCGWGSLTIHAAREFGAQVNAVTIAAEQRDFVAERVRRAGLEDLVDVQLCDYRDAAGVYDAAASVEMGEHVGAENYPVFAGVLRDRVRPGGRVLIQQMSRTGRWPGGGPFIESFIAPDMHMRPVGQTVDLLEQSGLEVRDVHALREHYVRTVAGWIENFEAHTDRLTELVGEEVVRVWRLYLAGGAAAFRDGRMGVDQILAVRPGAPHGLDREPRAW; from the coding sequence ATGAGCCATCGACAGCGCATCGACGGACTGGCCGGGCAGACCGCGGCCGTGCTCGAGCCGGTCGTGGGGGAGATCCCCGTGCGCCTGGAGTTCTGGGACGGGTCGGTCGTCGGGCCGGCGCGCGGCCCGATCGTGCGCATCACGTCGCCAGCGGCCCTGCGACGCCTGCTGTGGAGCCCGGGCGAGCTCGGCGCCGCGCAGGCGTACGTCTCGGGCGAGGCCGAGATCGAGGGTGACCTCGACGCCGCCCTGACGACGCTGCTGGCCGCGGGGCGCGAGGCAGGACCGGTTCCGCCCGCGCGGACCGCGAGGACGATGGCGCGCGCCCTGCCGCTGCTGATCAGGGCCGGGGCGATCGGTCGCCGCCCGGCGCCCCCGGCGTCCCAGGCGGTCGTCAAGGGACGGCTGCACTCGCGCGACCGCGACCGTGCCGCGATCTCGCACCACTACGACCTGTCGAACGAGTTCTACGAGCAGATCCTCGACCCGACGATGGCCTACTCGTGCGGCTACTACACCTCTGACGACGCCACGCTGCAGCAGGCGCAGGAGGCGAAGCTCTCGCTGATCTGTCGCAAGCTGGGGCTCGGCCCGGGCAGCCGGCTGCTCGACGTCGGGTGCGGCTGGGGATCGCTGACCATCCACGCCGCCCGGGAGTTCGGGGCGCAGGTCAACGCGGTCACGATCGCCGCGGAGCAGCGGGACTTCGTCGCCGAGCGCGTGCGCCGCGCTGGTCTTGAGGACCTCGTCGACGTGCAGCTGTGCGACTACCGCGACGCCGCGGGCGTGTACGACGCCGCCGCGTCGGTCGAGATGGGCGAGCACGTCGGTGCCGAGAACTACCCGGTGTTCGCCGGCGTCCTGCGCGACCGCGTGCGCCCGGGCGGGCGGGTCCTGATCCAGCAGATGTCGCGCACGGGCCGCTGGCCCGGAGGGGGCCCGTTCATCGAGAGCTTCATCGCTCCCGACATGCACATGCGTCCGGTGGGCCAGACGGTCGACCTGCTCGAGCAGTCCGGTCTGGAGGTGCGCGACGTCCACGCCCTGCGCGAGCACTACGTGCGCACCGTCGCCGGCTGGATCGAGAACTTCGAGGCCCACACCGACCGCCTGACCGAGCTGGTCGGCGAGGAGGTCGTGCGCGTCTGGCGGCTCTACCTCGCGGGAGGCGCCGCGGCGTTCCGCGACGGTCGCATGGGCGTCGACCAGATCCTGGCGGTGCGTCCCGGAGCGCCGCACGGCCTCGACCGCGAGCCGCGCGCATGGTGA
- a CDS encoding DUF1295 domain-containing protein yields MVTVLAALAGVALVMTAGAVASRVRNTFAIVDVAWPVAFGVGMAAATTVGLAGDLGEAWRGVLVLVLVLLWSGRLASHLGARTFAAEEDDPRYLEYMGGSAREVPFLALLTKVYGLQAVLVLAVGYAAFVSVSLSVRWPAVAVAGALVTVAGVVLEAVADRQLAVYRATPKQEREPVLSSGVWSWSRHPNYFGEAVTWWGIWLSAGAASGWGPLLWTLPAPIVLTAIVTVVSGVRIAERRMRGRPGWEEYAARTSVFVPLPPRRS; encoded by the coding sequence ATGGTGACCGTCCTGGCGGCACTGGCGGGGGTCGCGCTGGTGATGACGGCCGGCGCCGTGGCGTCCCGCGTCAGGAACACGTTCGCGATCGTGGACGTCGCCTGGCCGGTGGCCTTCGGCGTGGGCATGGCGGCAGCGACGACGGTGGGCCTCGCAGGTGATCTCGGGGAGGCCTGGCGAGGCGTGCTCGTACTCGTGCTGGTGCTGCTGTGGTCGGGACGGCTGGCCTCGCACCTCGGAGCGCGGACCTTCGCGGCCGAGGAGGACGACCCGCGGTACCTCGAGTACATGGGCGGCTCGGCGCGGGAGGTGCCGTTCCTCGCGCTCCTGACGAAGGTCTACGGGCTCCAGGCCGTGCTGGTGCTCGCGGTGGGCTACGCGGCGTTCGTGTCGGTCTCGCTGTCGGTTCGCTGGCCGGCCGTCGCGGTCGCCGGCGCGCTGGTCACGGTGGCCGGCGTGGTCCTCGAGGCCGTCGCCGACCGCCAGCTCGCGGTCTACCGTGCGACGCCGAAGCAGGAGCGCGAGCCGGTCCTGTCCTCGGGCGTCTGGTCGTGGAGCCGCCACCCGAACTACTTCGGCGAGGCCGTGACGTGGTGGGGCATCTGGCTCTCGGCCGGCGCGGCGAGCGGGTGGGGGCCGCTGCTGTGGACGCTGCCCGCGCCGATCGTGCTGACCGCGATCGTCACGGTGGTCTCCGGCGTCCGGATCGCGGAGCGACGCATGCGCGGCCGGCCGGGCTGGGAGGAGTACGCCGCCCGGACCTCCGTCTTCGTCCCGCTGCCGCCCCGTCGGAGCTGA